TTGCCAAGAAGAACCCAAAAATATGGGGGCCTGGGGATTTGTTGCCCCCTTGATTGAAGAATTGATGGCAAAACTTAAAATGAAACAAGATAAATTAATTTATATTGGACGTCCTGCAGCAGCGGCACCCGCAACCGGGCTTTGGAAACGTCATGTGCTTGAACAAAATTTAATTGTCCAATCTGCGCTCTCTCTAGAGGGTCAAAAAAAATAATCATGGTAGATAAGTTTAAAAGGATATAATCATGGCAACATCAATTATCGTTCCAGTTATGGGTGAATCAGTCACAGAAGCCACAATCGCAAAATGGCTTAAATCTGAAGGTGATATGGTTGCGGTGGATGAACCTTTGGTTGAATTGGAAACGGATAAAATTACACTTGAAGTGCCAGCACCTGAAGCAGGTGTTTTATCAGAAATAAAAGTAAAAGCCGGTGATGTTGTCGAAGTGGGCGCAGTTCTTGGAACAATTGATGCAAAAGCAATGCCTAAAAAAACAAATACCTCCCAAAAAGATCAAAAACAATCTTCGGCAGAAGTTAATGCGAAGGTTCAGGCAGCTCAACCACAAAAAAATAATGGTGGGCAAGCAGCACTTTCTCCTGCAGTTCGTAAAATCGTTGAAGAAAAACAACTTGATCCTAAAAATATAGCTGGTACTGGAAAAGATGGCCGTTTAACAAAAGGTGATCTGTTAAACGTCTCTAATATATCTTCACAAAATTTTGTCCCTTCTTCACAATCTAGGCAAAATATTTCTAAACAAATGGGACGTGAGCAAGAACGCGTACCCATGACAAGATTACGCAAAAAAATTGCAGAACGGCTTAAAATGGCCCAAAATAATGCGGCAATTTTAACAACTTTTAATGAAGTTGATATGACACAAATCATGGCCATACGTGCACGTTATAAAGACGTTTTTGAAAAAAAACGTCAAATTAAACTTGGTTTTATGTCTTTTTTTGTTAAATCTTGTTTGGTCGCTTTAAAAGAATTTCCCATGGTTAATGCAGAAATAGATGGGGATGATATTGTCTATAAAAATTTTTATGATATTGGTGTTGCCGTTGGTACAGAACAAGGACTTGTTGTGCCAATTATTCGTGATGCTGATCAGAAAAGTTTTGCTGATCTTGAAATGATTATTGCCGAATTTGGAACCAAAGCACGTGAAGGAAAGCTTACGCTTGAAGAATTAACAGGTGGCACCTTTACTATTAGTAATGGGGGGGTGTATGGATCATTGATGTCAACGCCTATTCTCAATCCACCTCAATCCGGTATTTTGGGTATGCATAAAACAATGATGCGGCCTATGGCGATTGATGGTAAGGTTGAAATTAGACCTATGATGTATGTGGCTTTGTCTTATGATCATCGCATTGTTGATGGGCGTGAAGCGGTTTCTTTCTTGGTACGTGTC
Above is a genomic segment from Alphaproteobacteria bacterium containing:
- the odhB gene encoding 2-oxoglutarate dehydrogenase complex dihydrolipoyllysine-residue succinyltransferase, which gives rise to MATSIIVPVMGESVTEATIAKWLKSEGDMVAVDEPLVELETDKITLEVPAPEAGVLSEIKVKAGDVVEVGAVLGTIDAKAMPKKTNTSQKDQKQSSAEVNAKVQAAQPQKNNGGQAALSPAVRKIVEEKQLDPKNIAGTGKDGRLTKGDLLNVSNISSQNFVPSSQSRQNISKQMGREQERVPMTRLRKKIAERLKMAQNNAAILTTFNEVDMTQIMAIRARYKDVFEKKRQIKLGFMSFFVKSCLVALKEFPMVNAEIDGDDIVYKNFYDIGVAVGTEQGLVVPIIRDADQKSFADLEMIIAEFGTKAREGKLTLEELTGGTFTISNGGVYGSLMSTPILNPPQSGILGMHKTMMRPMAIDGKVEIRPMMYVALSYDHRIVDGREAVSFLVRVKECLEDPQRLLLDL